Proteins encoded in a region of the Mycobacterium branderi genome:
- a CDS encoding class I SAM-dependent methyltransferase, which yields MTSTDPAPQPHATAEQVEAARHDSKLAQVLYHDWEAENYDEKWSISYDQRCVDYARDCFDGVVPDDEIHRLPYDRALELGCGTGFFLLNLIQSGVARRGSVTDLSPGMVKVATRNGQSLGLDIDGRVADAERIPYDDDTFDLVVGHAVLHHIPDVELSLREVLRVLRPGGRFVFAGEPTTVGDGYARALSTLTWRVTTNVTKLPGLGAWRRPQAELDESSRAAALEAVVDLHTFAPADLERMAAAAGATDVQTATVEFTAAMLGWPLRTFEYAVPSERLGWGWAKFAFTSWKTLSWVDENLCRRVVPKGWFYNVMITGVKPS from the coding sequence ATGACCAGTACTGATCCGGCGCCGCAGCCACACGCCACTGCCGAGCAGGTGGAAGCGGCGCGGCACGACAGCAAGCTGGCCCAGGTGCTCTACCACGACTGGGAAGCCGAGAACTACGACGAGAAGTGGTCGATCTCGTATGACCAGCGCTGCGTCGACTACGCGCGTGACTGCTTCGACGGCGTTGTTCCCGACGACGAAATCCACCGGCTGCCGTACGACCGCGCCCTCGAATTAGGCTGCGGCACAGGGTTTTTCCTGCTGAACCTGATCCAGTCCGGGGTGGCGCGGCGCGGGTCGGTCACCGACTTGTCGCCGGGCATGGTCAAAGTCGCCACCCGCAACGGGCAGTCGCTGGGGCTGGACATCGACGGCCGGGTCGCCGACGCCGAGCGCATCCCCTACGACGACGACACCTTCGACCTGGTGGTCGGGCACGCGGTGCTGCACCACATTCCCGACGTCGAGCTCTCGCTGCGCGAGGTGCTGCGCGTGCTGCGGCCGGGCGGGCGGTTCGTGTTCGCCGGCGAGCCGACCACCGTCGGCGACGGCTACGCGCGGGCGCTGTCCACGCTGACCTGGCGCGTGACCACCAACGTCACCAAGCTGCCCGGCCTGGGCGCCTGGCGGCGTCCGCAGGCCGAACTCGACGAATCTTCGCGCGCCGCAGCGCTGGAGGCCGTCGTCGACCTGCACACGTTCGCCCCCGCCGACCTCGAGCGGATGGCAGCGGCCGCCGGCGCCACCGACGTGCAGACCGCCACCGTGGAGTTCACCGCCGCCATGCTGGGCTGGCCGCTGCGCACGTTCGAGTACGCGGTGCCCTCCGAGCGGCTGGGCTGGGGCTGGGCGAAATTCGCGTTCACCAGCTGGAAGACGCTGAGCTGGGTGGACGAGAACCTGTGCCGCCGGGTGGTGCCGAAGGGCTGGTTCTACAACGTGA
- a CDS encoding enoyl-CoA hydratase, with the protein MAVTEFVSIHTDANRPGVATLLLSRPPTNAMTRQVYREIAGAAAELGRRDDVAAVIVFGGHEIFSAGDDMPALRALSVAEAETWARVRREAVEAVAAIPKPTVAAVTGYALGAGLTLALAADWRVAGDNVRLGATEILAGLIPDGDGLARLTRAVGGSRAKELVYSGRFFDAEEALALGLVDDMVAPDHVYDSAATWAARFVDGPSYALAAAKAGIDGVYDLAPAERLAADRRRYLDVFARAVKLGHHDQY; encoded by the coding sequence GTGGCCGTGACCGAATTCGTCAGCATCCACACCGACGCCAACCGGCCCGGTGTGGCCACCCTGTTGCTGTCGCGGCCGCCGACCAACGCGATGACCCGCCAGGTGTATCGCGAAATCGCCGGGGCCGCTGCGGAATTGGGCCGCCGCGACGACGTCGCCGCGGTGATCGTGTTCGGTGGGCACGAGATCTTCTCGGCCGGCGACGACATGCCGGCGCTGCGCGCGCTGAGCGTGGCGGAGGCCGAGACGTGGGCCCGGGTGCGCCGCGAGGCCGTCGAGGCCGTCGCGGCGATCCCGAAACCGACCGTCGCGGCCGTCACCGGATACGCGCTGGGCGCCGGTCTGACTCTGGCGTTGGCCGCCGATTGGCGCGTGGCAGGCGACAACGTGCGGTTGGGTGCGACGGAGATCCTGGCCGGCCTGATTCCCGACGGCGACGGGCTCGCTCGGCTGACCCGCGCCGTTGGTGGCAGCCGGGCCAAGGAGCTGGTGTACAGCGGGCGATTCTTCGACGCCGAAGAGGCGCTGGCATTGGGCCTCGTCGACGACATGGTGGCCCCGGACCATGTGTACGACTCCGCCGCGACCTGGGCCGCCCGGTTTGTCGACGGCCCGTCGTACGCGCTGGCGGCGGCCAAGGCCGGTATCGACGGCGTCTACGACCTGGCACCGGCCGAGCGGCTCGCCGCCGACCGCCGCCGCTATCTGGACGTGTTCGCCCGTGCCGTTAAGCTGGGCCACCATGACCAGTACTGA
- a CDS encoding NUDIX hydrolase — protein MTEPLPARPAATVMLVRDTDDGIAVFLMRRHSKMHFAAGVMVFPGGGVDDRDRNADIAWAGPAPSWWAQRFGVDTDLAEALVCAAARETFEESGVLFAGPADDPHGIVGDAAVYRESRLALAAGELSFADFLRTENLVLRADLLRPWANWVTPEAERTRRYDTYFFVGALPEGQRADGENTESDHAGWSTPEAAIEDFAAGRTFLLPPTWTQLDSLAGHTVADVLAVERKIVAVQPDLAVKGDNWEFEFFDSERYNQARGRRWP, from the coding sequence ATGACCGAACCGCTGCCGGCGCGGCCGGCCGCGACCGTGATGCTGGTCCGCGACACTGACGACGGCATCGCCGTGTTCTTGATGCGACGGCACTCGAAAATGCACTTCGCGGCGGGCGTAATGGTGTTTCCGGGCGGCGGGGTCGACGACCGCGACCGCAATGCCGACATCGCCTGGGCCGGGCCGGCGCCGTCGTGGTGGGCGCAGCGGTTCGGCGTCGACACCGACCTGGCCGAGGCGCTGGTGTGCGCGGCCGCCCGGGAAACCTTCGAGGAGTCCGGCGTGCTGTTCGCCGGGCCGGCTGACGACCCGCACGGCATCGTCGGGGACGCCGCGGTCTACCGCGAATCGCGGCTGGCATTGGCGGCGGGGGAGCTCTCGTTCGCCGACTTCCTGCGCACCGAGAACCTGGTGCTGCGCGCCGATTTGCTGCGGCCGTGGGCCAACTGGGTCACCCCCGAAGCCGAACGCACCCGCCGCTATGACACCTACTTCTTCGTCGGCGCGTTACCGGAGGGGCAGCGCGCCGACGGCGAGAACACCGAATCCGACCACGCCGGCTGGAGCACCCCGGAGGCCGCGATCGAGGACTTCGCTGCCGGCCGCACCTTCCTGCTGCCGCCGACCTGGACGCAGCTGGACTCGTTGGCCGGTCACACCGTCGCCGACGTGCTGGCGGTGGAGCGCAAGATCGTCGCAGTGCAGCCGGACCTGGCGGTCAAGGGCGACAACTGGGAGTTCGAGTTCTTCGACTCCGAGCGCTACAACCAGGCGCGGGGCCGGCGGTGGCCGTGA
- a CDS encoding ABC transporter ATP-binding protein yields the protein MPETASEAADPDLLIDFHDISLRRDGRVLVGPVDWSVELDERWVILGPNGAGKTSLLRIAAAAEHPSSGVAYVLGERLGRVDMSELRARVGLSSSVLAQRVPGHEVVRDLVVSAGYAVLGRWKERYEDVDYHRAIDMLESLGAEHLADRTYETLSEGERKRVLIARALMTDPELLLLDEPAAGLDLGGREELVARLTDLAADPDAPALVLVTHHVEEIPPGFSHCMLLSEGQVVASGLLPDVLTAENLSAAFGQSIAVDVIDGRYFARRTRTRAAHRRRA from the coding sequence GTGCCCGAAACCGCAAGTGAGGCAGCCGACCCCGACCTGCTGATCGACTTTCACGACATTTCGCTGCGCCGCGACGGGCGGGTGTTGGTCGGGCCCGTCGATTGGTCGGTCGAGCTCGACGAACGCTGGGTGATCCTGGGGCCCAACGGGGCCGGCAAGACGTCGCTGCTGCGCATCGCCGCCGCCGCCGAACACCCCTCGTCGGGGGTGGCGTATGTGCTCGGTGAGCGGCTGGGCCGGGTCGACATGTCCGAGCTGCGCGCCCGGGTGGGCCTGAGTTCCTCGGTGCTGGCGCAGCGGGTGCCCGGCCACGAAGTGGTGCGTGACCTGGTCGTCTCGGCGGGCTATGCGGTGCTGGGCCGGTGGAAGGAGCGCTACGAGGACGTCGACTACCACCGGGCCATCGACATGCTGGAAAGCCTGGGCGCCGAGCACCTGGCCGACCGCACCTACGAGACCCTCTCGGAGGGGGAACGCAAGCGGGTGCTGATCGCCCGCGCGCTGATGACCGACCCCGAGCTGCTGCTGCTCGACGAGCCTGCCGCCGGCCTGGACCTCGGCGGCCGCGAAGAGCTGGTGGCCCGGCTGACCGACCTGGCCGCCGACCCCGACGCGCCGGCGCTGGTGCTGGTCACTCACCACGTCGAGGAGATTCCGCCCGGCTTTTCGCACTGCATGCTGCTCTCGGAGGGACAGGTCGTCGCGTCGGGCCTGCTGCCCGACGTGCTGACCGCCGAAAACCTGTCTGCGGCATTCGGGCAGTCGATCGCCGTCGACGTCATCGACGGGCGGTACTTCGCCCGTCGCACCCGCACCCGCGCGGCGCATCGGAGGCGCGCATGA